Proteins encoded by one window of Haematobia irritans isolate KBUSLIRL chromosome 2, ASM5000362v1, whole genome shotgun sequence:
- the NimB4 gene encoding nimrod B4 isoform X1, which yields MGSRRLQCYGSLINIILSLVFVCATTFHCIQGTDKVTGRFTTTTTTKQPFIRPPGLSLPRRGFNPPKCKIEVPAVFFQTEKDMPIQGNSTSGNIYYNELDVCCPGYKRYIYDWSKCVPDCGNKCLMNGFCLDGGVCQCFDEFILNHRKDCVPTCPLGCPNGKCYLNGTCVCDQGYMLDPTKKYCEPICELGCGRHEVCDEPNKCVCAEGYSLSPDHRLTHLGCQPICIPDCGHGHCVGPNQCECFKDYEKKGNGTVCVYPGFLRCDNGFHTSKDKCICNQGYKYDENTTSCLPDCGDDCDNGVCKEPGVCRCFNGYKRNGPRCDAVCERSCGFYGKCIAPNVCGCALIDGHLKSYQQCDGGSCTSKGHCSCLPGKTRFINQCMSPDEVTTYATIHHEKMNVAFFDEFNLVIGRFFNFTEY from the exons ATGGGAAGTCGACGTTTACAATGCTACGGCAGCCTAATCAATATAATCTTATCACTTGTTTTTGTATGTGCCACCACATTCCACTGCATTCAGGGAACGGATAAAGTCACTGGAAGATTTACAACGACGACCACAACAAAACAGCCTTTTATAAGACCGCCGGGTTTGTCATTGCCGCGAAGGGGTTTCaatccaccaaaatgtaaaattgaAGTTCC TGCTGTGTTTTTTCAAACCGAAAAAGACATGCCAATTCAGGGAAATAGTACCTCTGGAAATATCTACTACAATGAACTTGATGTCTGTTGTCCCGGCTATAAGCGCTACATTTATGATTGGAGTAAATGTGTTCCCGATTGTGGCAATAAGTGTCTGATGAATGGTTTCTGCCTAGATGGTGGAGTATGCCAATGTTTTGATGAATTTATTCTAAATCATCGCAAAGATTGTGTTCCCACCTGCCCTTTGGGATGTCCCAATGGCAAGTGCTATTTAAATGGAACTTGTGTATGTGACCAAGGTTATATGTTGGATCCTacgaaaaaatattgtgaaccTATTTGTGAGCTTGGATGTGGACGTCATGAGGTATGTGACGaacctaacaagtgtgtttgtgCCGAGGGTTATAGTCTATCGCCAGATCATAGATTGACCCATCTTGGCTGTCAACCGATATGTATACCTGATTGTGGTCACGGTCATTGTGTGGGTCCCAATCAATGCGAATGTTTCAAGGATTATGAGAAGAAGGGCAATGGAACAGTTTGTGTTTATCCAGGATTTCT ACGTTGCGATAATGGTTTTCACACTTCCAAAGATAAGTGCATTTGCAATCAAGGTTATAAATATGATGAGAATACAACATCATGTTTGCCGGACTGTGGTGATGATTGTGACAATGGAGTTTGCAAAGAGCCAGGTGTATGTCGATGTTTCAATGGATATAAACGTAATGGTCCCAGATGTGATGCTGTATGTGAGCG aagtTGCGGTTTCTATGGCAAATGTATAGCACCGAATGTTTGTGGCTGTGCTCTAATCGACGGACATTTGAAATCCTACCAGCAATGTGATGGTGGCTCTTGTACGTCTAAGGGTCATTGTAGCTGTCTACCCGGTAAAACCCGCTTCATTAATCAATGTATGTCGCCTGACGAAGTTACCACCTATGCAACAATACATCATGAGAAAATGAATGTAGCATTTTTTGATGAATTCAATTTAGTAATTGGGcgattttttaatttcacagaatattaa
- the NimB4 gene encoding nimrod B4 isoform X2, translating into MPIQGNSTSGNIYYNELDVCCPGYKRYIYDWSKCVPDCGNKCLMNGFCLDGGVCQCFDEFILNHRKDCVPTCPLGCPNGKCYLNGTCVCDQGYMLDPTKKYCEPICELGCGRHEVCDEPNKCVCAEGYSLSPDHRLTHLGCQPICIPDCGHGHCVGPNQCECFKDYEKKGNGTVCVYPGFLRCDNGFHTSKDKCICNQGYKYDENTTSCLPDCGDDCDNGVCKEPGVCRCFNGYKRNGPRCDAVCERSCGFYGKCIAPNVCGCALIDGHLKSYQQCDGGSCTSKGHCSCLPGKTRFINQCMSPDEVTTYATIHHEKMNVAFFDEFNLVIGRFFNFTEY; encoded by the exons ATGCCAATTCAGGGAAATAGTACCTCTGGAAATATCTACTACAATGAACTTGATGTCTGTTGTCCCGGCTATAAGCGCTACATTTATGATTGGAGTAAATGTGTTCCCGATTGTGGCAATAAGTGTCTGATGAATGGTTTCTGCCTAGATGGTGGAGTATGCCAATGTTTTGATGAATTTATTCTAAATCATCGCAAAGATTGTGTTCCCACCTGCCCTTTGGGATGTCCCAATGGCAAGTGCTATTTAAATGGAACTTGTGTATGTGACCAAGGTTATATGTTGGATCCTacgaaaaaatattgtgaaccTATTTGTGAGCTTGGATGTGGACGTCATGAGGTATGTGACGaacctaacaagtgtgtttgtgCCGAGGGTTATAGTCTATCGCCAGATCATAGATTGACCCATCTTGGCTGTCAACCGATATGTATACCTGATTGTGGTCACGGTCATTGTGTGGGTCCCAATCAATGCGAATGTTTCAAGGATTATGAGAAGAAGGGCAATGGAACAGTTTGTGTTTATCCAGGATTTCT ACGTTGCGATAATGGTTTTCACACTTCCAAAGATAAGTGCATTTGCAATCAAGGTTATAAATATGATGAGAATACAACATCATGTTTGCCGGACTGTGGTGATGATTGTGACAATGGAGTTTGCAAAGAGCCAGGTGTATGTCGATGTTTCAATGGATATAAACGTAATGGTCCCAGATGTGATGCTGTATGTGAGCG aagtTGCGGTTTCTATGGCAAATGTATAGCACCGAATGTTTGTGGCTGTGCTCTAATCGACGGACATTTGAAATCCTACCAGCAATGTGATGGTGGCTCTTGTACGTCTAAGGGTCATTGTAGCTGTCTACCCGGTAAAACCCGCTTCATTAATCAATGTATGTCGCCTGACGAAGTTACCACCTATGCAACAATACATCATGAGAAAATGAATGTAGCATTTTTTGATGAATTCAATTTAGTAATTGGGcgattttttaatttcacagaatattaa